TGTCCTCACCCTTTTTATTCCTACTTTAAATTGCATCTGTCAAACCGGTAGCTTCAAATAGATAGTGTCGTCCAAAGTGTCCAAAAATATTGCAATACACCATTGTTACAATATAATAAggatgtgtacctatatatttggtCACTTTGGCCATCATAATACTCATTATCTATTAGATGATGACTGTATTTAGTTATGGAAAGTAAAACTACAGTGCCATCATGTGTTGGAGTTCGATAAATAACTTGAAtactataatttttaataattcatttctCTGGTTGGATTTAACTGGTCCTTTTTTTtctgtacatatttataacagTTTCATTGCCCAAATTTGTTCGCCCAATCcgtcattttattaaataattttgtaaagggtctagcaggctaagctaATAAGAGTGGCCCCCATGAGGGATTTGATTATACTTTTAGGTGGAGTAGTGGCTGGACCTAAGAACACTGTGTGCTTAATATCAGCCTGCGATCTTTTGTTTCAGATTTATTCACAATAATGTCAAAAAATTAAgataatttttaaacttttttttttgcgaaaccAAGCATGCGAGtgaaaccaaataaattcagaattgaGGAGGATAGAATGGAGttaataaggtatatttttacagacctttatgtccttaaactaaggtgaaaaaaaaaaaaattttttttcgcttaatttttttttgccacttctcGCGAAGATACAACtaccaaaaaaattacgtgacaAGCCATAATTGTCAACTAcgtatacatttaaaaacattttcatatatcatggtttttttttttacatgacgCACCGtgatactaaaaatatttttaaatgtatacgtGTAGTTGACAATTATGGCTtgttaagtaatttttttcgtAGTTGTGTCTCTGCGAGAAGTGGCAaaataatgtgaaaaaaaaatagtttattttcatcttagtttaaggacatgaaggtctgtaaaaatatacattactaACCCCATTTTATCCTCCtcaattctgaatttatttggtttcaCTCGCATGCTTGGTTtagcttaaaaaaaaaccggaaaagtgcgagttggactcgcccaccgagggttccgtactttttagtatttgttgttatagtgacaacagaaatacatcatctgtgaaaatttcaactgtctagctaattagctatcatggttcatgagtcatgagatacaacctcgtgacagacggacggacggacagcggagtcttagtaatagggtcccgttttaccctttgggaataaatctgaaacaaaagaatatTAAGCATACAGTGTTCTTACTTCTTAGGTCCAGCCACTACTCCACCTAAAAGTATAACCAATCCCTCGTGGGGGCCACTCTTATtagcttagcctgctagaccctttgttCTAAAGCAGGATAatttgaaagaaagaaagaaaatacatttatttatgacgtaaaaaaaatacaatttattaattaGAGATTAGGTATTAAATAGGCCCATCGTACTGTAAGGTTTAAGAATTTTATTTGTCAAAAGaagatattatataaaatactgaaATAAGATGAGATATTCCAAGAATTCTTGGATATAAAAGCAGAGAGAACTACAAAACAACGTTGCATTGAAGTTGTGGGCAAAGCAATCCTTTTGTCCTGTCTGTACTTCAATAAAAACCGACTTAAATGAAGTTCATAACCATTATTTGCCGCACGTTTCATTTAGATCGTTTGTCGTTGGCGGTGGTAGTTGCGCTTAGGTATAGTTTTGCGGTTAAGGAAAAACGTGTAGATAATCATCTGACGCGTCCAATGGCACACTTATTGAACTGAGtttaaatagtacctacttactcGTATCAGTCAAGTATTTGTTCTTACTGGAATATCTATTGACCGAGCGTTCGAGGTctacgtttcagcttgggcaaaatgcTTTCTTATGTTCGGAttttctcctctacaggtcggaattctcaaccgattctcatgaaattttgtgagcaggtttgatGATTGAATGAAGTTTTTAGGGGttcgtacctcgaaaggaaaaaaacggaaccctccTTATATTATAGGATAATTTTGTTGCCCGTCCGTCCAtgcgtccgtctgtctgtctgtcaagaccatTTAtatcgggaacgcgtggaggtatcgtaATATCGAGTTGAACTTATAACCATATACTCAAGTCTACAGTCCCCTGAAGCTGTACAAAAATCAACCTTCcaagttaaagtaaaaaaaaaaatacgtccgtttatgccgcaaaaatatttcgacactcaagtgaatcaaaatttatataattcccgttgacctagaactatgaaattttggaagtcGTCTTACACTAcggaaaaaagcggccaagtgcgagtcggactcgcccatgaagggttccgtaccatttatgacgtattaaaaaaaactacttactaggtctcgttcaaaccaattttcggtggaagtttgcatggtaatgtatatcatatatattttttagacttttcattctgttattttagaagttacaggggggggggggggggggcaaacattttaccactttggaaatgtctctcgcgcaaactattcagtttgaacagtatagctcttatagtttcggaataaagtggctgtgatggctcctctacatgatggcccagcgtaggccagtcctagggacgcatttatgcgttagagggagcaagtgatattgctatctcatttcaccgcatagctgcgtcccttggactggcctacgctgggccatcgtgtagaggagccctgacataatcggacagacagacggacatgacgaatctataagggttccgttttttgccatttgagtacggaaccctaaaaaggggaaaacctgaaaactataaattgcaaaaaaaaaagtcaattgaCGGAACAACGGAACCCTtggtgggtgagtccgactcgcacttgtccggttttttgtcgattcagttattggaaattttcaaaatggcagaGGCTATCCAGTTTAAAGCTAtcctcgcgaggtctacagcacACAGAGCCaatagtttacaaaatatataacgTCTACAAGAGTAGAGATATAATAGAAATGCTATGCAAAGAGCAGGTTACTCTGAAGTTCTCAGTAGTAATTACATTGTATTGTTTCACTGGTGAACGTTACATTTGTTGAATTCTTTGAATAGCGTTCTCATGCCGTGCAACTGACGATTTCAGTGATTGATGGTGTAAATCGTGGCAATTAGCTTTCTAAACCCGATATTGACTGTTATAAACTACGGAACGTAGCATACCTAGCActtaatattcataatatttaataaagtcCCAGATGACCTCAAAACTCTACCGGTAtgtcaatttgaaaaaaaaaatgtttcagtgGTTGCTTGGTAAATGTTATTACTCTGcagatgaatttttaaaatgatatttattatgaattgttaattaattttgctaATCTTATACTGACtttgaattttaatgtttaatttaactcctcatgtaaataattatgtaaatatttttacgccgATGCATGCCGGCAGAATATGCTGACCTAATATTACCTTCTACCTACTAACCAACAGTGTATGTACCATATTCTtggaaataaagtattgaattgaattgaatttgaacTTACAGCTTGAAATAGTAAGAgtgaaaatttaaatgttttttttttgtctattacAGATGATTTTTGAGAATCTATGGCGTTTGAAGGGGCAAAAGGGGGAACTAATCTGATATCATAGAGTAAGTGGTGGCGCTACCAGTATAGGATGATCACTCGGCGTTGGTTCCACCCGTCGCTGACGGGCGTGGACGCGGAGCGGCTGCTGATGGACTGCGGCCGCGACGGGTTCTTCCTCGCGCGGCCCAGCATGAGCAACCAGGGCGACTTCACGCTGTCCGTGCGCCGCGGCAACGAGGTCACGCACATCAAGATACAGAACAACGGGGAATTCCTCGACTTGTACGGCGGCGAGAAGTTCGCCACGCTCTCTGAGCTCGTCCAGTATTACATGGAGAACCAGGGCCAGCTGCGTGAGAAAAACGGTAACGTCATCCGATTAAAAACTCCACTCAACTGCGCCGATCCTACCACTGAACGCTGGTACCACGGTCAGCTCACTGCTAAAGAAGCGGAGAGGATGATGCTCGAAAACGGGAAAAACGGCTCCTTTCTAGTGCGTGAGTCCCAGCGCCAGCCCGGGGACTTTGTCCTTTCCGTGAGGACCCATGACCGCGTCACACACGTCATCATCCGCCGCCAGGACAAAAAGTACGACGTCGGCGGCGGCCAGCAGTTTCCCGACCTTGTCAGCCTCGTCGAGCACTACCGCAGCTTCCCCATGGTCGAGACCACCGGCGAGGTGTTGCGCCTCATGCAGCCCTTCAACGCCACTCGCATCCAGGTTCGTCATTTCCAGACCCGCGTCAAACAGCTGCAGAAGGAGAACGAGGGACCTATAGAGAGCATGGCCTACAAGCAGGGCTTCTGGGAGGAATTCGAGACCCTGCAAATGATGGAAAACCTACAGCTGTTCGACCGCATGGAGGGCTCCAAGCCGGAAAATATCAGAAAAAACCGGTACAAGAATATCATCCCGTTCGACCACACCCGCGTAGTGCTTCGGGACATCCCGCCGGACGCGCCCGCGGGTGCAGACTACATAAACGCTAATTACATCCGCTGCGACAGCACCGAGCCCGGCGCCGACCACGACTGCAACGGCTCCAACGAGAATGGCTGCCCACAGCTCCGCGGCGGCACGCCCACCAAAAGCAAAGACAAGTCGTCCCCGAATCACACGCCTGTCACAGAAGAAAAGTCATTAGGCTCTAAAGAAAGTCTAAAATCGTATGGGAACGGCTCTCATAAGTCGCTTCCTCCTTTTGAACCCAGCGTCCTCCCCTCGAATCCCAACTACGTCAACACGACAATACCGAAAGCTGCGGTGGAGGCAGAGAATGGCGTCGCCGAGCACGTATATAATAAGACCTACATCGCCACGCAGGGCTGTCTGCCCACCACCATCTATCAGTTCTGGTCCATGATCTGGCAGGAGGACGTCCGTGTCATCATAATGACGACTAAAGAGATCGAACGCGGCAAGGTCAAATGCGAGAGGTACTGGCCGCATTTGAACAAGACAGATTCCATAATGAAGTTCACGATCGTGAACGAGTTCGAGTCGTCGACGCAAGACTACACGCTGCGGCGATTCCTGGTGACGAAGAGCGACGAGCCGGGCGCCAAGCGACAGATCTTCCACTTCCACTTCACGGCGTGGCCCGACCACGGCGTGCCGTCGGAGCCCGGCCGCGTACTGAACATCCTGCTGGACGTCAACTACCGCCTACAGCAGATTATGACAagcgccgcgccgccggccgCCGCCGTCGTGTGCGTGCACTGCTCGGCGGGCATCGGCCGCACGGGCACCTTCATCGTCATCGACATGATCCTCGACCAGATCAGGAAGGAGGGCTTCGACTGCGAGATCGACGTCCACCGCACCGTGCAGATGGTGCGTGACCAGCGCTCTGGAATGGTGCAAAACGAGGCTCAGTATAAGTTCATCTACATGGCGGTGCTAGAGTTCATCGAGACGGTAAAGCAGCGCGTGGGGCTAGGCTCGGCGGACTCGAAGACGCGCAGTCACTCGAAGGAGATCGTGGAGAGATTTGGTTCGTGGAAATAACGCTGTCTTGTCGGGTGACTACTTGTGGCGCGGCGCCACTAACTTTCGTAGCCAGACCCGATCTGACAGCTTATCTCATGGGGTGCTCTATTATTGGTGCAACAAGCAAGGGAATCTGGTTCTATGGAATGACTGTGCGGATACTGCGGACAGCTTCACTTTTGCTTTACATGCAACGAAATTCGAAACAAGCAATGCAATTCagtgtacaatacttttttacaTTTGAACGTAAGTAATGTAACAAATCGATTTCTATAAGACATCACATAATTTCTGTTAGTATTTATTCGAGCCATAATTTTACGTAGAAATCGACAAAACGGGAACATTTCGAGAGTTGTATAGTAATATTGTTATTAGTTCGATACTAAATTCAcagaattaataataagtttataaagtGCAATCCAACAATAACATCCTGTTGGAAATCCCTGAAATTTGTTAGTGGAATGGTGTTTTGTCCAGCACCATTGTTCCGAGTAATGAGTCATATTTCTTAAGATTTTATGAGACTCGGCTAGCGGTCTCGGTTATCGATTTTTCCATAGTTTTCTAAAAGTTTAACTTTATAGATAATTTAATTTggttataaatacattttacgaAATCGTAACATAACAGAAGTATATGGAAAATGAATGTTGTTAAGGAGTACATGGTTATTGGTAGTTTCAAACTATAGTTACGCATATTAcgcgtaggtacctatataacttaataatattttgaacaaGTATGTTTTATACTCGTAATACATAAGGCCGAGCGCGGCTTCAATGTGATCTCGAATTAGATTTTGGATTTaaccgtttttttaaatataaaattttggtcCGGCTTATGTGTGTAA
Above is a genomic segment from Cydia pomonella isolate Wapato2018A chromosome 4, ilCydPomo1, whole genome shotgun sequence containing:
- the LOC133517256 gene encoding tyrosine-protein phosphatase non-receptor type 11 yields the protein MITRRWFHPSLTGVDAERLLMDCGRDGFFLARPSMSNQGDFTLSVRRGNEVTHIKIQNNGEFLDLYGGEKFATLSELVQYYMENQGQLREKNGNVIRLKTPLNCADPTTERWYHGQLTAKEAERMMLENGKNGSFLVRESQRQPGDFVLSVRTHDRVTHVIIRRQDKKYDVGGGQQFPDLVSLVEHYRSFPMVETTGEVLRLMQPFNATRIQVRHFQTRVKQLQKENEGPIESMAYKQGFWEEFETLQMMENLQLFDRMEGSKPENIRKNRYKNIIPFDHTRVVLRDIPPDAPAGADYINANYIRCDSTEPGADHDCNGSNENGCPQLRGGTPTKSKDKSSPNHTPVTEEKSLGSKESLKSYGNGSHKSLPPFEPSVLPSNPNYVNTTIPKAAVEAENGVAEHVYNKTYIATQGCLPTTIYQFWSMIWQEDVRVIIMTTKEIERGKVKCERYWPHLNKTDSIMKFTIVNEFESSTQDYTLRRFLVTKSDEPGAKRQIFHFHFTAWPDHGVPSEPGRVLNILLDVNYRLQQIMTSAAPPAAAVVCVHCSAGIGRTGTFIVIDMILDQIRKEGFDCEIDVHRTVQMVRDQRSGMVQNEAQYKFIYMAVLEFIETVKQRVGLGSADSKTRSHSKEIVERFGSWK